One segment of Fibrobacter sp. DNA contains the following:
- a CDS encoding SemiSWEET transporter, producing MKIEMLIGLMGGTLTTISFVPQVLRVWKTRSARDLSFTMFLLFAIGVLLWLIYGIILGEWPVILANSVTLVFAIIILIFKIKYK from the coding sequence ATGAAAATAGAGATGCTTATAGGATTGATGGGAGGAACACTCACAACCATCTCTTTTGTGCCTCAGGTTCTGAGAGTCTGGAAAACCCGGTCCGCAAGAGATCTTTCCTTTACAATGTTTCTGCTTTTCGCAATTGGCGTGCTGCTGTGGCTGATATACGGTATAATTCTTGGGGAGTGGCCTGTTATTCTGGCTAACTCTGTTACGCTTGTTTTCGCGATAATAATCCTGATCTTCAAAATCAAATACAAATAG